A stretch of DNA from Triticum dicoccoides isolate Atlit2015 ecotype Zavitan chromosome 2A, WEW_v2.0, whole genome shotgun sequence:
ACCATTTCCCTTTTTTCAGTCATGTACTTCACTGTAAGATTTCAGTCATGTACTTAACTGTAAGCTTTTACAATATAAGAGAAAGGAGATTGTTCGGTTGAAGCAATGTTACTGAGGTTACGTTTGCTGCAATACCGGCAGAAAAATGCTTTTAGTTGAAAATTCTGCACACGGTTAATCTTTGACATCCAACACTCGATGCTTTCTTTATCTCCATCAAGGTTCAGGAGTCACAATAATTCACAGGGATCTCAAGGCAAGCGGTATGATAGACACAAAAGTAACTCCTAGAATTTCAGATTTGGTACGACACTAATTTTGAAATAGAGTTTGGATATGGAAATATTTGACTCAGAAGATGTTTTCCTGCTATATCCAAATTTAGTTGGAGTTTGTTTCTTTTCCTCCGACGTGTACTTGGCTCCGACCCTTTAACGGCAGTAGGTTGACGCAACTACCGACTAtgcactccgtttctccatgactaCTACCTCACGCTCTCCATCTATAACCCTCGCCTCCAGAAAACAGATTTCCTCACGTTCGACGGTGAGAGCAACCATCAACCCTTGCTGACCAGATACAGTATGTTCTTCCTCGGCCAATGCACACAGGAGTCCAACAAAGACCTTGTTGGCATCGTACCACATCATCGGCATCGCCGCCTTATGGTACGACCACCTTGAGGAAAAGATGGGATGACCGTCATGGGAGATCTTTCGGCAGCTCAAGTTTTTGTGTGTGTTATGGTGCTTATTTTTTGTTTGCTAAATTAGAAATATTGTTCACCTTGATCAATAAAATGTTCATACGTGTCTACACATGGAACAATTTATACTATCATTTGTTTTGTTCGTGCTACTCTCTCCATCCCAAGCAATAAGATGCGCACATATCCCAATATTAATGTTTGACCACAATTTAGACAACTCAAATGTGGGCTTCATGTgacaaaaattataccattgaattcgtattcaaaagaagtttcaATGGTATATTTTTTAAGTCAAAATATATATATTAATGGTCTAATTTAGGTTCGAAGTTGGACTTTGAAATGTGTGCACACCTTATTCATTGGAATGGGAGGGAATACCATTAGTTTGTTTGCTTACTATAGAAATTGTTCAGCTCAAAATTGGTACCAAATTGTGAGAATTTAGCAAAATACTGTCAAAGAACTCATGCGTGTTGAATTTTTGTTTACTCCCGTTTTGACAGTGTACTCTTGatttgaaagaaagaaagaaaggaacaaGAGGGAAAAGGGAAAGTGGGATCCCTAGTCCGTTGCATATTGGGCTAACATTTTGCTCAACATCACTTGAGGAGTATTAATATAGTTTTTGTACGGATGAATGCTGTTTAGATGTGCGATGAACAACTTTTGTATACACGAAAATTTTCAAATATGTGATTATCATTTATTTTTCATATGCATGAACACTTACATGTAGGTGcctgaatatttttttaaatacatgaataTTTTTGTACATAAGAACTTTTTAAACAAGAGATGAACATTTACATTCAGATTTAAAAAATGCCCAACTCATGTTATTTTTTTATATACATATGAAGATTTACATTCAGTTTTTAATTTATTCGTAATAtataaaactttaaatattaaaaaCATTTTAAAACAATAttcaataatatattttttaacaaAACTTCTGAAAAAATTAAGCTTAGTGGGCTACACTCTTGAGCCGGCTCATATAGAACTCCATGCTTGTTTGCCTGCCTAGGGGTCTCTCGTGGGTGCTTACGTAGCAAAAGCCCAAAATTGGCCGAAGGGAGGCCCGTTGAGCGCTCTCAAATACATATAATGGAAAAGGTGCGGCGTCGCTCAGTTCAATCAACCATGCCGGCCAGCTCCAGCGCTGAAGGCGGCGGCCGCCGGCAGGATGTCATCGTGGTCACCACGACGGGTAAAGGGGCTTCAAGTCTTAGAGCAGCACAGGACATGTCTACATGTAGCCTAGGGACTGAAAAGAGACCTAAttactccatccgtcccataatgtaagacatttttttaacactacactagtatcaaaaaaacatcttacattatgagacAACAGGAGAAGTAGATAGCAACGAGAGACACAAAGTACAAACTTTGGTTAGACATTTAATTTCTTATTTGGTCTGCATCCGGCGTTCGGTCGTGCATCTAGGCTCCGCTCCGCCTATGCGCACTGTTTCCTTACATAACTACCATTTCATGGCCAGGTTGACATTAAATTTGTGTACTATCATAAGCATGTGGACTGTCTTTGATAAATTTGACAGGGAGCTTACAAGAAAATTATGTAAACAAGGGCCAAGAGTGAGACCTTCAGTTACACATTAGAATTAGATGGCCGCTCCATCAAGTAGACTGCAAGTAAAATCATTGTTCGCCAGCTCTATTTTGTCTGCCTTGACAACAGCACTTAGTTGAAGGGGTGCAAAGCTCCGATCAGGCCCATAGAAATGAGGAAAGTAGTTACAGCCATCAGCTGCCTCATAAATTAAGCCATCTGCAATCTAAGATACACATGGATAGTAAGGTGTACATGTAAATGCTGTTGCATCAATAGGTGGCAATTTATGCATGTGTCCTAACACCCGTATAGATAAGTACACTAACCATAGTAAATATAGATCTAAAGATATAAAAAATTGGTTTCCTCAATAGCTACAATAAATTGATAGGAGAAGAAATAAAATGGATGTTTAAAGATTAATACCTTGGCAGTGTCAATTTGTAGCAGGTATAGATCATTTTGCCCACGGAAATAATTCTTTAGTGTCATCTTCACCTACACCAAGTCAAAGATTAAATAAACTTTACTTTTGAGAAGGActaacgcgcgcgcgcacacacacacacgcacgcacaccagTGCTCAACAGATATTACAATACCAGAACATGTGACAGTTCAAGAAAGTGAATGGTTGATGGCCCTTTTATCCAGTTAGTCCAGGATGCTAGGTCATGCTCATTGGGAGACGGTCTGCACATCTCCTTTTGGACTGATCAGTGGATTTCATctgggtggtttgctttcttgtttCCATCCCATTTTTCTTTTGCCATCGATCGCTTTGTTTGGTCACCTCGCAATTTAGTGGGTATCAGGACATTAAGTTGCACCCTGACCTGTCCACACCTGCTGCTGCTGAACTAGATAGACTGCACCAAATTATCTGTGACATTCAAGTGGTGGACCACAATTCTGAGAGTGATCTGAGATTGGGATGGTTAAATTGCAAACCGCCCTGTACTGCTTTCTTCTACAGGCTACTCACAACGCGTGCTGTCTTTTGGTCTCCTGCTAAATACATTTGGTGCTCTGTGATCCCAAAGAAATATCCTGTGTTTCTTTGGCTTGCTTTCAGAGCAAGATTGAATACACATGAAAATATGACAGGAGTTGGAGGAATATTCAGTACTGTTTCTGTGACTGTTGTCCCGATGTTGAGTCAATTAACCATATCATCCTGTGATGCAAGCTGACGCATGATCTTTGCACAGATTTGGGTCTCCTACCACTGGCTGAATCCTTGGTCTCCGTTCTTTCTTTCATGCAGACTGCCAGGCCTGATGACCCTCATTGGCACATGATCTTCACGGCCCGCACGGTGCAACTCTGGGAGGTCCGCAACAAACAGATTTGTGATCATATTTTCATCCCTCAGGCTGTCTCCCGGCAACAGAAAGCGAGCATGGCCAAGCTATGGAGCAACAGAATTGAGAACCATTCTCTGAAGGATTTCTTGGTTTCTTCTGCAGAGTGTTCGGCCCTACCTTGTAGCGTTCCTAAAATGACCATTCTCCCCTTTCTGTTTCCTCGCTTTATTTATGTTGCTTTGTAACTTGTTTTGAACCCCAGACTTCGTCCTGTTTGGAATATATAAGGTAGAATGAGGCCTACCTTCTTATCcccgatttttttttaaaaaaaagagccTAAAAACACATCGTTTCCAATTTAATTTCTCAATAGAAGAAATTTGCCGGATTTTATGTTATTTTGGTGCAATATGCTATACTGTTAATGGTCTTTTGAACGCCATTGATCCACATCTCGTTCCATGAATCACTCTTCAACTGCTTGCTAGTGTATTACGGATCATTAGAAATTA
This window harbors:
- the LOC119356961 gene encoding uncharacterized protein LOC119356961 isoform X2, which encodes MCRPSPNEHDLASWTNWIKGPSTIHFLELSHVLVKMTLKNYFRGQNDLYLLQIDTAKIADGLIYEAADGCNYFPHFYGPDRSFAPLQLSAVVKADKIELANNDFTCSLLDGAAI
- the LOC119356961 gene encoding uncharacterized protein LOC119356961 isoform X1 gives rise to the protein MATPPPPLPAFVYRISTGGEWAELQRTGGTLGGDLDRSTGCFHLSDLAQVKMTLKNYFRGQNDLYLLQIDTAKIADGLIYEAADGCNYFPHFYGPDRSFAPLQLSAVVKADKIELANNDFTCSLLDGAAI